A genomic segment from Callithrix jacchus isolate 240 chromosome 8, calJac240_pri, whole genome shotgun sequence encodes:
- the MAX gene encoding protein max isoform X5, translating to MSDNDDIEVESDADKRAHHNALERKRRDHIKDSFHSLRDSVPSLQGEKASRAQILDKATEYIQYMRRKNHTHQQDIDDLKRQNALLEQQGALPAVEITPGIRCLKRALRSSEWNVLCKYQRSRCSGTVSPLHGQW from the exons GCTGACAAACGGGCTCATCATAATGCACTGGAACGAAAACGTAGGGACCACATCAAAGACAGCTTTCACAGTTTGCGGGACTCAGTCCCATCACTCCAAGGAGAGAAG GCATCCCGGGCCCAAATCCTAGACAAAGCCACAGAGTATATCCAGTATATGCGAAGGAAAAACCACACACACCAGCAAGATATTGACGACCTCAAGCGGCAGAATGCTCTTCTGGAGCAGCAAG gtgctctgcctgcAGTAGAGATCACACCTGGCATCAGGTGTCTAAAAAGAGCTTTGAGGTCCTCGGAGTGGAATGTGCTGTGTAAGTACCAGAGATCCAGGTGTTCAGGGACAGTGAGCCCTCTCCATGGTCAATGGTAG